A region from the uncultured Holophaga sp. genome encodes:
- a CDS encoding oligopeptide transporter, OPT family, with amino-acid sequence MTQENPSGPLHGLPENARRPLASGETYVPLVPQDGVPEVTVRSVTLGLVFCAIFSMAAAYLALKLGQGIEAAIPISILAVGLSRFFSRRNSILENVIAQSIGANSSHVVSGAVFTLPALYMLSAMPGSGVNQPTLWQVVLVSFIGGCLGILFLIPLRHHFMVENHGVFPWPEATATAEILVTGERAGNQARELAVAAVVGAAYDGLVTLFRAMGEEIRFRHAWIGDAMEKRFLSFNMLNSAATLGIGYIIGLRYSAIIAAGSFFSMFVLVPLVHAVGQYTTGVVPPGTVPIAGMSPEQVFFSYVRIIGVGAIAGAGVMGVLASLPNMVRSIISNLQALLKGDKGERRNPTRVERSMTGAMVAVGLVACVLMTFLFLSFGLGIRHAVIPALMGTVLVMVISFLFAPVAARAIATIGTNPISGMTMLTLVITGVVMLKLGFSGGYGMFLTLMVGGIVCTALAASGAFSTDLKIGHWIGATPARQIGWKFVGTFVAALFCGIAMWKMAQLRTPDGLMAMGTNALPAPQASAMRAILEGIFGSVSMPLRWYCFGLGIVFSVILRILGVPALGFALGMYLPIEVNTPLLLGGILSHFVNKAKAGVSEEDRKAKENRGVLIASGLMAGGAIMGVVASFVKASVRFREGFPILSAQAASGATGEWVAIIAMALLCGYVVIYSRKAKA; translated from the coding sequence ATGACCCAGGAAAACCCTTCCGGTCCCCTCCACGGACTCCCGGAGAATGCCCGGCGTCCCCTGGCTTCCGGGGAGACCTATGTTCCCCTGGTTCCCCAGGACGGTGTGCCTGAGGTCACGGTCCGAAGCGTCACCCTGGGACTGGTCTTCTGCGCCATCTTCTCCATGGCCGCCGCCTATCTGGCCCTCAAACTGGGGCAGGGCATCGAGGCGGCCATCCCCATCTCCATCCTGGCGGTGGGGCTCTCCCGCTTCTTCTCCCGCCGCAACTCGATCCTGGAGAATGTCATCGCCCAGAGCATCGGGGCCAACTCCAGTCATGTGGTCTCCGGCGCGGTCTTCACCCTGCCGGCCCTCTACATGCTCAGCGCCATGCCGGGGAGCGGGGTCAACCAGCCCACCCTCTGGCAGGTGGTCCTGGTGAGCTTTATCGGGGGCTGCCTGGGCATCCTCTTCCTCATTCCCCTGCGCCACCATTTCATGGTGGAGAACCACGGCGTCTTCCCCTGGCCTGAGGCCACCGCCACGGCCGAGATCCTGGTGACGGGGGAGCGGGCGGGGAACCAGGCCCGGGAGTTGGCGGTGGCTGCTGTGGTGGGGGCCGCCTATGACGGCCTGGTGACCCTCTTCAGAGCCATGGGGGAGGAGATCCGCTTCCGCCACGCCTGGATCGGGGATGCGATGGAGAAGCGCTTCCTCTCCTTCAACATGCTCAACAGCGCCGCGACCCTGGGCATCGGCTACATCATCGGCCTCCGCTACTCGGCGATCATCGCCGCCGGCAGCTTCTTCAGCATGTTTGTGCTGGTGCCCCTGGTTCATGCCGTGGGGCAGTACACCACCGGGGTGGTGCCCCCGGGCACCGTGCCCATCGCCGGGATGAGTCCCGAGCAGGTCTTCTTCAGTTATGTCCGCATCATCGGCGTGGGCGCCATCGCCGGGGCCGGGGTCATGGGCGTCCTGGCCAGCCTGCCCAACATGGTCCGCTCCATCATCAGCAACCTGCAGGCCCTCTTGAAGGGGGACAAGGGCGAGCGTCGCAATCCCACCCGCGTCGAGCGCTCCATGACCGGGGCCATGGTCGCCGTGGGTCTGGTGGCCTGCGTCCTGATGACCTTCCTCTTCCTCTCCTTCGGGTTGGGCATCCGGCATGCGGTGATCCCCGCCTTGATGGGCACGGTCCTGGTGATGGTGATCTCCTTCCTCTTCGCCCCCGTGGCGGCCCGGGCCATCGCCACCATCGGCACTAATCCCATCTCCGGCATGACCATGCTCACCCTGGTCATCACCGGTGTGGTGATGCTCAAGCTGGGCTTCTCCGGGGGCTATGGGATGTTCCTCACCCTCATGGTCGGGGGCATCGTCTGCACGGCCCTGGCGGCCAGCGGGGCTTTCAGCACCGACCTCAAGATCGGGCACTGGATCGGGGCCACCCCGGCCCGCCAGATCGGCTGGAAGTTCGTGGGCACCTTCGTCGCCGCCCTCTTCTGCGGCATCGCCATGTGGAAGATGGCCCAGCTCCGCACCCCCGACGGTCTCATGGCCATGGGCACCAATGCGCTGCCCGCCCCCCAGGCCAGCGCCATGCGGGCCATCCTGGAGGGCATCTTCGGCAGCGTCTCCATGCCCCTGCGCTGGTACTGCTTCGGGCTGGGCATCGTCTTCTCCGTGATCCTGCGCATTCTGGGTGTCCCGGCCCTGGGTTTCGCCCTGGGCATGTACCTGCCCATCGAGGTGAACACCCCCCTGCTCCTGGGTGGCATCCTCAGCCACTTTGTGAACAAGGCCAAGGCCGGGGTCAGTGAGGAGGACCGCAAGGCCAAGGAGAACCGGGGCGTCCTCATCGCCTCGGGCCTCATGGCGGGCGGTGCCATCATGGGCGTGGTGGCCTCCTTCGTGAAGGCCAGCGTCCGCTTCCGGGAGGGCTTCCCCATCCTCTCCGCCCAGGCCGCCTCAGGGGCCACCGGAGAGTGGGTCGCCATCATCGCCATGGCCCTGCTCTGCGGCTACGTGGTCATCTACAGCCGCAAGGCCAAGGCCTAG
- a CDS encoding inositol monophosphatase family protein has product MYEAQREACIAAALAGGKVALGFFRKLDPAKITEKSRNDLVTEADHASEAAIKAELALRFPTYGFLGEESGASGDTCRRWIVDPLDGTLNFVQGFPHWCISIGLWDKEGGVVGCVYDPIHEDLFVAVRGQGATWNGQKMTISTHHSLEGAFIATGFAYQLGDRFQDYSRALTSVFYRAKGIRRAGSAALDLAHLACGMFDGFFELGLRPWDLAAGVLLVQEAGGLITDWEGGETWMETGNVVAGNLFVHQELLETVRG; this is encoded by the coding sequence CAGCGTGAAGCCTGCATCGCCGCGGCCCTGGCCGGTGGCAAGGTCGCCCTCGGGTTCTTCCGGAAGCTCGACCCCGCGAAGATCACCGAGAAGTCCCGCAATGATCTGGTGACCGAGGCCGACCACGCCAGCGAAGCGGCCATCAAGGCTGAGCTCGCCCTCCGCTTCCCCACCTATGGTTTCCTGGGCGAGGAGTCCGGTGCCAGTGGCGACACCTGCCGACGCTGGATCGTGGACCCCCTGGACGGCACCCTGAACTTCGTCCAGGGCTTCCCTCACTGGTGCATCTCCATTGGCCTCTGGGACAAGGAGGGAGGCGTGGTGGGCTGCGTCTACGACCCCATCCACGAGGACCTCTTCGTGGCGGTCAGGGGCCAGGGGGCCACCTGGAACGGCCAGAAGATGACCATCTCGACCCACCACTCCTTGGAGGGAGCCTTCATCGCCACAGGCTTCGCCTACCAGCTGGGCGACCGCTTCCAGGACTACTCCAGGGCCCTCACCTCTGTGTTCTACCGGGCCAAGGGCATCCGCAGGGCGGGAAGCGCCGCCCTGGACCTGGCCCATCTGGCCTGCGGCATGTTCGATGGTTTCTTCGAACTGGGGCTCCGCCCTTGGGATCTGGCCGCTGGCGTCCTCCTGGTCCAGGAAGCCGGAGGGCTCATCACGGACTGGGAGGGTGGCGAGACCTGGATGGAGACGGGCAACGTGGTGGCCGGAAACCTCTTCGTCCACCAGGAACTCCTGGAGACCGTGAGGGGTTGA
- a CDS encoding CoA-binding protein: protein MSTDMNARIQAFLEAGPYAVVGASIDRSKYGNMVLRCYQQHGKEVYPINARAEEVEGLKAYPSLTALPVKVRAISVITPPKITEQVVKEAAEAGVRYVWMQPGAESEEAVRLAAALGLEVIAGGPCLLVVLGFHGGH from the coding sequence ATGTCCACAGACATGAATGCCCGGATCCAGGCCTTTCTCGAGGCCGGCCCCTATGCGGTCGTCGGCGCCAGCATTGACCGGTCCAAGTACGGAAACATGGTGCTGCGCTGCTACCAACAGCACGGCAAGGAGGTCTATCCCATCAATGCCCGGGCGGAGGAGGTGGAGGGCTTGAAGGCCTACCCCAGCCTGACGGCTCTGCCGGTGAAGGTACGGGCCATCAGCGTCATCACGCCTCCGAAGATCACGGAGCAGGTGGTGAAGGAGGCTGCCGAGGCTGGCGTCCGCTATGTCTGGATGCAGCCCGGGGCCGAGAGCGAGGAGGCGGTGCGGCTGGCCGCGGCCCTGGGACTGGAAGTGATCGCCGGAGGCCCTTGCCTCCTGGTGGTGCTGGGCTTCCACGGGGGGCACTGA
- the eat gene encoding ethanolamine permease, whose product MSTALTKSLSTVHLWAITVGMVISGMYFGWNYALQYTSPFGFILSMAIVTVFYLAFIFCFAEMSTAIPHAGASSEYARRTMGAFGGYITGFSCIMEYLFAVPAIALGIGAYIHVLLPAIPAVVAATAFYLLFVIINLLQVTLAAKVELLVTVVAIVGVALFVVFGFLKFNPANFATSGISLGGFKGIFATIPFAIWFYLGVEGGAVAAEECSEPKRQIPRAFLGGILALVAMAVLTLVVTVGLADPAKINGVDSPLPSALALAFGANSILSKILSFVGLFGLIASMHGLIIGYSRQTYAMAREGYLPRFLATTSKKHKAPVAAVIVPSLIGLGFVLSQKTAAIITISCIGAVALYILSMVSFFLLRAREPKLERPYRVKSMAMPVVALLIALVFLVAVTWTSLPTMIWVLVAYAAAVLFYFGYSVRALKRAAGEDTDEVELVPELEA is encoded by the coding sequence TTGAGCACAGCCCTTACCAAATCCCTATCCACCGTCCATCTCTGGGCGATCACCGTGGGCATGGTCATCTCCGGCATGTACTTCGGCTGGAACTACGCCCTGCAGTACACCTCCCCCTTCGGGTTCATCCTCTCCATGGCGATCGTGACGGTCTTCTACTTGGCCTTCATCTTCTGCTTCGCCGAGATGTCCACCGCCATCCCCCACGCCGGCGCCTCCTCTGAATACGCCCGGCGCACCATGGGCGCCTTCGGAGGCTACATCACCGGCTTCTCCTGCATCATGGAGTACCTCTTCGCGGTTCCCGCCATCGCCCTGGGCATCGGCGCCTACATTCATGTCCTCCTTCCCGCCATCCCGGCGGTGGTGGCGGCCACGGCCTTCTACCTCCTCTTCGTGATCATCAATCTGCTCCAGGTGACCCTGGCGGCCAAGGTCGAGCTGCTGGTGACCGTGGTGGCCATCGTGGGCGTGGCCCTCTTCGTGGTCTTCGGCTTCCTCAAGTTCAACCCCGCCAACTTCGCCACCAGCGGCATCTCCCTGGGCGGCTTCAAGGGCATCTTCGCCACCATCCCCTTTGCCATCTGGTTCTACCTGGGTGTCGAGGGCGGCGCCGTGGCCGCCGAGGAGTGCAGTGAGCCCAAGCGTCAGATCCCCAGGGCCTTCCTGGGGGGCATCCTCGCTCTGGTGGCCATGGCCGTCCTCACCCTGGTGGTCACCGTCGGCCTGGCCGATCCCGCCAAGATCAACGGCGTGGACTCCCCCCTGCCCTCTGCCCTGGCCCTGGCCTTCGGTGCCAACAGCATCCTCTCCAAGATCCTCTCCTTCGTGGGCCTTTTCGGCCTCATCGCCAGCATGCACGGCCTGATCATCGGCTACTCCCGCCAGACCTACGCCATGGCCCGCGAAGGCTACCTGCCCCGATTCCTGGCCACCACCTCCAAGAAGCACAAGGCCCCCGTGGCCGCCGTCATCGTCCCCAGCCTCATCGGCCTCGGCTTCGTCCTTTCCCAGAAGACCGCCGCCATCATCACCATCTCCTGCATCGGCGCCGTGGCCCTCTACATCCTCAGCATGGTCTCCTTCTTCCTGCTGCGGGCCCGGGAGCCCAAGCTCGAGCGCCCCTACCGCGTGAAGAGCATGGCCATGCCCGTCGTCGCCCTGCTCATCGCCCTGGTCTTCCTGGTGGCCGTCACCTGGACCAGCCTGCCCACCATGATCTGGGTGCTGGTGGCCTACGCCGCGGCGGTGCTCTTCTACTTCGGCTACAGCGTCCGCGCCCTGAAGCGCGCCGCCGGCGAGGACACCGACGAGGTGGAACTGGTCCCCGAGCTGGAAGCCTGA
- a CDS encoding TetR family transcriptional regulator: MAQAHTQSHPDARTRLIHAAVRVFAIKNFEGATTREIAKLAEANIALIQYHFKGKEGLYLEALRWIFETGSAHMDKLPELAPPDAPQVRGRTVKALRAYLRIMVTSACITHRLMAEDHGPEVAEAAHQLWSREFVTLHPVARDFILEAITPFIEFLKGCIQRLRPDLSEQEGQFMGMSVQGQLMLLHNLPLIRHYRGTPFGEEDLEALVTHFTAFSLRGLGIPEAFPHPGV, encoded by the coding sequence ATGGCGCAAGCCCACACCCAGTCCCACCCCGACGCCCGGACCCGACTGATCCATGCGGCGGTCCGGGTCTTTGCCATCAAGAACTTCGAGGGGGCCACCACCCGGGAGATCGCCAAGCTGGCCGAGGCCAATATCGCCCTCATCCAGTATCACTTCAAAGGCAAGGAAGGCCTCTACCTGGAGGCACTCCGCTGGATCTTCGAGACCGGCTCCGCCCACATGGACAAACTTCCCGAGCTGGCTCCTCCGGACGCCCCCCAGGTCCGGGGGAGGACCGTGAAGGCCCTGCGTGCCTATCTCCGCATCATGGTGACCTCAGCCTGCATCACCCATCGGCTCATGGCCGAGGATCACGGGCCCGAGGTGGCGGAAGCGGCCCACCAGCTCTGGTCCCGGGAGTTCGTGACCCTGCACCCCGTGGCCCGGGACTTCATCCTGGAGGCCATCACGCCCTTCATCGAGTTCCTGAAGGGCTGCATCCAGCGCCTCCGGCCCGACCTGAGCGAGCAGGAAGGGCAGTTCATGGGCATGAGCGTGCAGGGCCAGCTCATGCTCCTGCACAACCTCCCTCTCATCCGTCACTACCGTGGCACGCCCTTCGGCGAGGAGGACCTGGAGGCCCTGGTCACCCACTTCACTGCCTTCAGTCTCCGGGGTCTGGGCATCCCTGAGGCCTTCCCCCACCCAGGAGTCTGA
- a CDS encoding FadR/GntR family transcriptional regulator: MATSFDKIRPPETLHSCVTRTLGLQLIQAGGATKPVVLPNEEQLCLQLGVSRSILRESLKVLADKGMLEVRPRSGMRSRPREFWNLLDPDILAWSAEVNCDVNFLRDLCEVRLAIEPTAAGFAAVRATEDDIQAIEACLSQREAVITSADYESLVSIDLQFHAAVVEASHNPIFRNLNNSIREPFRMSLAYTTKFGWATTLGLTAHRKLVDAIKRHDAMAARAAADKIVGYAMLAIEQLDHSPTEGKPKTPPAFS, translated from the coding sequence ATGGCGACCAGTTTCGACAAAATCAGGCCCCCCGAAACCCTTCACAGCTGTGTCACCCGGACCCTGGGGCTCCAGCTGATCCAGGCCGGCGGAGCCACCAAGCCCGTCGTCCTCCCCAACGAGGAACAGCTCTGCCTCCAGCTCGGGGTCAGCCGCAGCATCCTGCGGGAGTCGCTCAAGGTGCTCGCCGACAAGGGCATGCTGGAAGTCCGCCCCCGCTCGGGCATGCGCAGCCGCCCCCGGGAGTTCTGGAACCTCCTGGACCCCGACATCCTGGCCTGGTCCGCCGAAGTGAACTGCGATGTGAATTTCCTCAGGGACCTCTGCGAGGTTCGCCTGGCCATCGAGCCCACGGCCGCTGGCTTTGCCGCCGTCCGGGCCACGGAGGACGACATTCAGGCCATCGAGGCCTGCCTCTCTCAGCGGGAGGCCGTCATCACCTCGGCCGACTACGAGAGCCTGGTCAGCATCGACCTCCAGTTCCATGCGGCGGTGGTCGAGGCCTCCCACAACCCCATCTTCCGCAATCTCAACAACAGCATCCGCGAACCCTTCCGGATGTCCCTGGCCTACACCACCAAGTTCGGCTGGGCCACCACCCTGGGTCTGACGGCCCACCGCAAGCTGGTGGACGCCATCAAGCGCCACGACGCCATGGCCGCCCGCGCCGCCGCGGACAAGATCGTCGGCTACGCCATGCTGGCCATCGAGCAGCTGGACCACAGCCCCACGGAGGGCAAGCCGAAGACACCTCCCGCCTTCTCCTGA
- a CDS encoding ethanolamine ammonia-lyase reactivating factor EutA: protein MKTGDALYSIGVDVGTTTTQVVFSRLQLARSGGYGAIPTVRIARRELIHRGTIRFTPLQTPEQVDGPRLREIVEAEYRACGIAPSLVKTGAVIITGESARKENAREVAQQLADLAGDFVVCTAGPDYEGILAGRGAGAAELSRSLTGRLANFDIGGGTTNVAVFENGEVVDTYAADLGGRLVRIDGNGCISYISERLVPLIRHLGLDLKPGAPADRQQLGLLSDAMAACFTALMGLVALDDLTRCLLIDHPPLGLEIRHTMFSGGVAEFIFAEGETDTDTDPFRFGDMGPLLGESLRRLLPTLPIRVHAPAERIRATVVGAGSHAVRVSGNTVTLDECLLPLKSLPVVRAHYAGEPGRLVEELTRLLRRHDNRDLEPSAAVHLTGLQDLDYTGLKTLAGALAATLANRAASPTQVPAVPPFVLLTEGDCAKSLGLLVRQALPFPMRLICLDRVEVQEGDYLDIGHPMGGVVPVIVKTLLFHSGPP from the coding sequence GTGAAGACTGGGGATGCACTCTACAGCATCGGCGTCGATGTGGGCACCACCACCACCCAGGTGGTCTTCAGCCGCCTGCAGCTGGCCCGCTCCGGGGGCTACGGTGCGATCCCCACGGTCAGGATCGCCCGGAGGGAGCTCATCCACCGCGGCACCATCCGCTTCACCCCCCTCCAGACCCCCGAACAGGTGGACGGCCCCCGCCTCCGCGAGATCGTGGAGGCCGAGTACCGGGCTTGCGGGATAGCTCCGAGCTTGGTGAAGACCGGTGCCGTGATCATCACCGGAGAGTCGGCCCGAAAAGAGAACGCCCGGGAGGTGGCCCAGCAGCTGGCCGATCTGGCGGGGGACTTCGTGGTCTGCACCGCCGGGCCCGACTATGAAGGGATCCTGGCAGGCCGGGGGGCCGGGGCTGCCGAGCTCTCCCGCAGCCTTACCGGGCGCCTGGCCAACTTCGATATCGGGGGGGGCACCACCAATGTGGCGGTCTTCGAGAATGGCGAGGTCGTGGACACCTATGCCGCTGACCTGGGCGGCAGGCTGGTCCGCATTGACGGGAATGGGTGCATCAGCTACATCTCAGAACGATTGGTGCCCCTGATCCGTCACCTGGGTCTGGACCTCAAACCCGGAGCCCCTGCGGACCGACAGCAGCTGGGCCTCCTCAGCGACGCCATGGCCGCCTGCTTCACCGCCCTCATGGGCCTCGTCGCTCTGGACGACTTGACCCGGTGCCTCCTGATCGACCACCCCCCCCTGGGCCTGGAGATCCGGCACACGATGTTCTCGGGGGGCGTCGCCGAGTTCATCTTCGCGGAGGGAGAGACCGACACCGACACCGACCCCTTCCGCTTCGGCGATATGGGCCCCCTGCTGGGGGAGAGCCTGCGCCGCCTCCTCCCCACCCTCCCCATCCGCGTGCATGCCCCCGCCGAGCGGATCCGGGCCACCGTGGTGGGTGCAGGGAGCCACGCCGTCCGGGTCAGCGGCAACACCGTCACGTTGGACGAGTGCCTCTTGCCCCTCAAGAGCCTGCCGGTGGTCAGGGCCCACTACGCCGGTGAGCCTGGGCGCCTGGTAGAAGAGCTCACCCGCCTCCTCAGGCGCCATGACAACCGGGACCTGGAACCCTCGGCCGCAGTCCACCTCACCGGGCTCCAGGACCTGGACTACACCGGACTCAAAACCCTCGCCGGAGCCCTGGCCGCCACCCTTGCCAACAGAGCGGCCTCACCGACCCAGGTCCCCGCCGTCCCCCCCTTCGTGCTCCTCACGGAGGGGGACTGCGCCAAGAGCCTGGGTCTCCTGGTCCGTCAGGCTCTGCCCTTCCCCATGCGCCTGATCTGCCTGGACCGGGTGGAGGTGCAGGAGGGCGACTATCTCGACATCGGGCACCCGATGGGCGGCGTCGTGCCGGTCATCGTCAAGACCCTGCTCTTCCACTCTGGGCCCCCCTAG
- the eutC gene encoding ethanolamine ammonia-lyase subunit EutC produces the protein MKHFVEPDFDLSALDLTERVTLEAPADEEACRRMKASTLARICIGRAGARYRTETQLRFRADHAIAMDAVWTMVDESVLEPFGYTKVQTLIRDKDEYLTRPDLGRRFPEKTLQQLRDTCVLSPDVQLVVADGLSAPAIESNLPDIHPILMDGLQAAGYRIGTPIFVRYGRVATMDRISEALGAKVTLLLVGERPGLAVGNSMSCYMAYEASTAKPESQRTVISNIHRRGTPPLEAGAHIVDIVKLMMEKRASGVDLQL, from the coding sequence ATGAAGCACTTTGTGGAACCCGACTTCGATCTCTCCGCCCTGGACCTCACGGAGCGCGTCACCCTGGAGGCCCCCGCCGATGAGGAGGCCTGCCGCCGCATGAAAGCCTCCACCCTGGCCCGCATCTGCATCGGTCGCGCCGGGGCCCGCTACCGTACCGAGACCCAGCTGCGCTTCCGGGCCGACCACGCCATCGCCATGGACGCCGTCTGGACCATGGTGGACGAAAGCGTGCTGGAGCCCTTCGGCTACACCAAGGTCCAGACCCTCATCCGGGACAAGGACGAGTATCTGACCCGCCCGGACCTGGGGCGCCGCTTCCCTGAGAAGACCCTCCAGCAGCTGCGGGACACCTGTGTGCTGAGCCCCGACGTACAGCTCGTGGTGGCCGACGGCCTCAGCGCCCCGGCCATCGAGTCCAACCTGCCCGATATCCACCCCATCCTCATGGATGGCCTGCAGGCCGCCGGGTACCGCATCGGCACCCCCATCTTCGTGCGCTACGGCCGGGTGGCCACCATGGACCGCATCAGCGAGGCCCTGGGAGCCAAGGTGACCCTACTCCTGGTGGGCGAGCGCCCGGGGCTCGCCGTGGGCAACAGCATGAGCTGCTACATGGCCTATGAAGCCAGCACCGCCAAGCCCGAGTCCCAGCGCACCGTCATCTCCAACATCCACCGCCGGGGCACCCCGCCCCTGGAGGCCGGCGCCCACATCGTGGATATCGTCAAGCTCATGATGGAGAAGCGGGCCAGCGGGGTGGACCTCCAGCTCTGA
- a CDS encoding ethanolamine ammonia-lyase subunit EutB has translation MQLKTRLFGKTFSFRDVRDVLAKANEEKSGDRLAEVAAQSGEERVAAKVVLAGLTLDDLYQNPAVPYEEDEVTRVIQDGVDPVAFAAIRSLTVGEFREFLLAAPAPEIEAIRDGLTSEMVAGVTKLMGNMDLILAAKKLRVTATCNTTIGETGILGSRVQPNHTTDDVPGILASLREGVSYGGGDALFGLNPVEDTADNVRRVLDAFAGFKNQWQLPTQCCVLAHITTQMAALRTGAPMDLMFQSLAGSQKSNAAFGIDVALLDEGYALMKELGSATGPNVMYFETGQGSELSSEGHHGADQLVMEARCYGLAKRYKPFLVNTVVGFIGPEYLYDARQVTRAGLEDHFMGKLTGLSMGVDACYTNHMKTDQNDIENLMVLLTNAGCNYFMGIPAGDDVMLMYQSTGYHDMAAVREITGTRPIPAYERRLEELGILENGRLGPRAGDPSLFMQLVVA, from the coding sequence ATGCAACTGAAAACCCGCTTGTTCGGCAAGACCTTCAGCTTCCGCGATGTGCGCGATGTCCTGGCCAAGGCCAATGAGGAGAAGTCCGGCGATCGTCTGGCCGAGGTGGCCGCCCAGAGCGGCGAGGAGCGCGTGGCCGCCAAGGTGGTCCTGGCCGGTCTCACCCTGGACGATCTCTACCAGAACCCCGCCGTGCCCTACGAGGAGGACGAGGTCACCCGGGTCATCCAGGACGGCGTGGACCCGGTGGCCTTCGCCGCCATCCGCTCCCTCACCGTGGGCGAGTTCCGGGAGTTCCTGCTGGCCGCTCCGGCCCCCGAGATCGAAGCCATCCGGGATGGACTCACTTCCGAAATGGTGGCCGGGGTCACCAAGCTCATGGGCAACATGGACCTGATCCTGGCGGCCAAGAAGCTCCGGGTCACCGCCACCTGCAATACCACCATCGGGGAGACGGGCATCCTGGGCTCCCGGGTGCAGCCCAACCACACCACCGACGATGTCCCGGGCATCCTGGCCTCCCTGCGGGAGGGTGTGAGCTACGGGGGAGGAGATGCCCTCTTCGGCCTGAACCCCGTGGAGGACACCGCCGACAACGTGCGCCGGGTGTTGGACGCCTTCGCGGGCTTCAAGAACCAGTGGCAGCTGCCCACCCAGTGCTGCGTCCTCGCCCATATCACCACCCAGATGGCGGCCCTGCGTACCGGGGCCCCCATGGACCTCATGTTCCAGAGCCTGGCGGGCTCCCAGAAGTCCAATGCCGCCTTCGGCATCGATGTGGCCCTGCTGGACGAGGGCTATGCCCTCATGAAGGAACTGGGCAGCGCCACGGGCCCCAACGTGATGTACTTCGAGACGGGCCAGGGCTCCGAGCTCTCCAGCGAGGGCCACCACGGCGCGGACCAATTGGTCATGGAGGCCCGCTGCTACGGCCTGGCCAAGCGCTACAAGCCCTTCCTGGTGAACACCGTGGTGGGTTTCATCGGGCCTGAGTATCTCTACGACGCCCGCCAGGTCACCCGCGCTGGCCTGGAGGACCACTTCATGGGCAAGCTCACGGGCCTCTCCATGGGGGTCGACGCCTGCTACACCAACCACATGAAGACCGACCAGAACGATATCGAGAACCTGATGGTTCTGCTCACTAACGCCGGCTGCAACTACTTCATGGGCATCCCTGCGGGGGATGACGTGATGCTGATGTACCAGTCCACCGGCTACCACGACATGGCCGCGGTGCGGGAGATCACGGGCACCCGCCCCATCCCCGCCTACGAGCGCCGCCTGGAGGAACTGGGCATCCTCGAGAACGGCCGCCTGGGACCCCGGGCGGGGGACCCCTCCCTGTTCATGCAGCTGGTCGTAGCCTGA